One window from the genome of Terriglobia bacterium encodes:
- a CDS encoding helix-turn-helix domain-containing protein, translating into MKNETQGSDAADAKLITTGAAAKVLGCCGQTVRRYLESGLLRGCRPNPCGYFFVLKHSALELKAARDSQIS; encoded by the coding sequence ATGAAGAACGAAACGCAAGGCAGCGATGCAGCGGATGCAAAACTAATCACTACCGGTGCGGCCGCCAAAGTTTTGGGCTGCTGCGGTCAGACCGTGCGCCGCTACCTCGAATCTGGATTGTTGCGCGGCTGTCGTCCCAATCCATGCGGGTATTTTTTTGTCCTCAAGCACTCCGCTCTGGAATTGAAGGCAGCGCGGGATTCGCAAATATCTTGA